The following coding sequences are from one Prochlorococcus marinus XMU1412 window:
- the htpG gene encoding molecular chaperone HtpG — protein sequence MEKGEIRINTENIFPIIKKAVYSDHEIFLRELVSNGVDAISKRRMASMAGDCENTEEAQVNISIDREKNTLTISDNGIGMNDEEIKKYINQVAFSSAEEFLTKYKKDNDEFIGHFGLGFYSSFMVADRVDILTKSAIGESKAFKWSCDGSPNFTLEESERETIGTDVILHLLEEEKEFIEPERIKSLIKKYCDFMPIDVLLEGETINKKNPPWRKQPSELKDEDYIDLYKYLYPFQGDPLLWIHLNTDYPYDIQGILYFPKLSGRADWEKGEIKLFCNQVFVSDSIKEIVPKYLLPLRGVIDSTDIPLNVSRSALQTDRKVRSISSFISKKIANKLKDLIKNTPEFYAEIWDSISAFIKIGAIEDEKFADLVDNSIIFETIINSEKDVTKDIENKTLIKSNDKYFTTLANYKERNNIIDSKKIIYCSDLIAQSSALNICLSDNKEVIKSDPLIDAQFLPWIESKNEDYQFQRVDSEINELDDKESKEIVDKDGKSNTENLRDTIVKALNNEKVTVKVQSLSSKGAPPAMILLPEQMRRINDMGAYMEQKMPGLPEYHVLLINKEHPLIVGLNKITGNNIIIDKKDPIENPLVSKIANHVYDMAKLSVGGLDQEQINNLQNNNADLISELLNSTN from the coding sequence ATGGAAAAAGGCGAAATTCGTATTAATACCGAAAATATTTTCCCAATAATAAAGAAGGCTGTTTATTCTGACCATGAAATCTTTCTAAGAGAACTTGTCAGTAATGGTGTTGACGCAATAAGTAAACGAAGAATGGCATCTATGGCAGGCGACTGCGAAAATACTGAAGAAGCTCAAGTAAATATATCTATTGATCGTGAAAAAAATACTCTAACGATTTCAGATAATGGAATTGGAATGAACGATGAAGAAATTAAGAAGTATATAAACCAAGTAGCATTCTCTAGCGCAGAAGAATTTCTCACAAAATACAAAAAAGATAATGATGAATTCATAGGCCATTTTGGACTTGGTTTTTATTCAAGTTTCATGGTGGCAGATAGAGTTGATATATTAACCAAATCAGCAATTGGAGAATCAAAAGCTTTCAAATGGTCATGTGATGGATCGCCAAATTTCACATTAGAAGAATCAGAAAGAGAGACTATTGGTACAGATGTAATACTTCACCTACTTGAAGAAGAAAAAGAGTTTATCGAGCCTGAAAGGATTAAATCACTAATAAAAAAATATTGTGACTTTATGCCAATAGATGTGTTACTCGAAGGTGAGACAATTAATAAGAAAAATCCTCCTTGGAGAAAACAACCTAGTGAATTAAAAGATGAAGACTATATTGATTTATATAAATACCTTTATCCTTTCCAGGGAGATCCACTTTTATGGATTCATCTAAATACAGATTATCCGTATGACATACAAGGGATCTTGTATTTTCCAAAGTTATCAGGTAGAGCTGATTGGGAAAAGGGAGAAATAAAACTATTTTGCAATCAAGTTTTCGTAAGCGATTCAATCAAAGAGATAGTACCAAAATATCTTTTACCTCTAAGAGGAGTTATTGATTCAACAGATATACCTTTGAATGTTAGTAGAAGTGCATTACAAACAGATAGAAAAGTAAGGTCTATATCATCATTTATCTCAAAAAAAATCGCTAATAAACTAAAGGATTTGATAAAAAATACTCCAGAATTTTATGCAGAAATTTGGGATTCCATATCTGCTTTTATTAAAATTGGTGCTATTGAAGATGAAAAATTTGCTGATTTAGTCGATAACAGTATAATTTTCGAAACAATTATAAATTCAGAGAAAGACGTAACTAAAGATATTGAAAATAAAACCCTTATCAAGTCTAATGATAAGTATTTCACAACTCTGGCAAATTACAAAGAACGAAATAACATAATTGATTCTAAAAAAATAATTTACTGTTCAGATTTGATTGCTCAGTCAAGCGCATTAAATATCTGCTTATCTGACAACAAAGAAGTTATTAAATCAGATCCCTTAATTGATGCACAATTTCTTCCTTGGATAGAAAGTAAAAACGAAGATTATCAGTTTCAAAGAGTTGATTCAGAAATAAATGAACTTGATGATAAAGAATCTAAAGAAATTGTAGATAAGGATGGCAAATCAAATACAGAAAATCTTAGAGATACTATTGTTAAAGCACTTAACAACGAAAAAGTAACAGTTAAAGTTCAGTCACTTTCAAGTAAAGGTGCACCACCAGCGATGATCTTGCTTCCAGAGCAAATGAGAAGAATTAATGATATGGGTGCTTACATGGAGCAAAAGATGCCTGGCTTACCTGAATATCATGTGCTTTTAATTAACAAGGAACATCCTCTTATTGTTGGTCTTAATAAAATTACAGGCAATAATATAATTATTGATAAAAAAGACCCCATAGAAAATCCATTGGTATCTAAAATTGCAAATCATGTTTACGATATGGCTAAACTATCAGTTGGAGGATTAGATCAAGAACAGATTAATAATTTACAAAATAACAACGCCGATTTAATTTCAGAATTGCTTAATTCAACAAATTGA
- a CDS encoding DUF3593 domain-containing protein: MNDLFIKSIEKLASIDNTLLFAVSIIPYAIFLFYLYKIKSVNIFVKTGFSLTVLFVFITILVSIFTLNYYDTSLVEVDFLHGFAESFLTLSDFVILLGFIKLLNSLEVNNS, from the coding sequence ATGAATGATTTATTTATAAAATCTATAGAAAAATTAGCTTCAATTGATAACACATTATTGTTCGCAGTATCAATAATTCCATATGCAATATTTTTGTTTTACTTATATAAAATCAAATCTGTTAATATTTTTGTAAAAACAGGCTTTTCCTTAACTGTTTTATTCGTATTCATAACTATATTGGTATCTATCTTCACACTAAATTACTATGATACAAGCCTTGTTGAGGTTGACTTCCTGCATGGCTTTGCAGAATCATTCCTAACTCTAAGTGATTTTGTTATTTTGCTTGGATTTATAAAGTTGTTAAATAGCTTAGAAGTAAACAACTCTTAA
- the rpmB gene encoding 50S ribosomal protein L28: MSRVCELTGAKANNGMAVSHSHIRTKKLQQVNLQKRRLWWEEGKKWVNIKISTKALKSIQKVGLDKFAKSNGVDLKKF, encoded by the coding sequence ATGTCAAGAGTTTGCGAACTGACTGGAGCCAAAGCTAATAATGGGATGGCTGTAAGTCACTCACATATTCGTACAAAAAAATTGCAACAAGTTAATCTCCAAAAAAGGAGACTTTGGTGGGAAGAAGGAAAAAAATGGGTAAATATAAAAATTAGTACCAAAGCACTAAAATCTATACAAAAAGTGGGATTAGATAAATTTGCTAAATCAAATGGAGTTGATTTAAAAAAATTCTAA
- the psaK gene encoding photosystem I reaction center subunit PsaK, with amino-acid sequence MITTLFAAADPATFSWSPKCAVVMIACNVFAYAIARATIRKPNEGFEIPNSKFYGGLSHASVVGANCLGHIFGIGAILGLASRGVL; translated from the coding sequence ATGATTACTACATTATTTGCAGCTGCAGATCCAGCAACTTTTTCTTGGTCTCCAAAGTGTGCCGTCGTAATGATTGCATGTAATGTTTTTGCTTATGCAATTGCTAGAGCAACAATAAGAAAACCTAATGAAGGTTTTGAAATACCTAATTCAAAATTCTATGGAGGTTTAAGTCACGCATCAGTTGTAGGTGCTAATTGCCTAGGTCATATTTTCGGAATTGGAGCAATCTTAGGATTAGCCTCACGTGGTGTTTTATAA
- a CDS encoding ATP phosphoribosyltransferase regulatory subunit — protein MTEIKEIKLVDVKNNSNIINNLNSIYKLWGYEEVSPSFINTLETIKGRGIIEENQLVGIVSNNSLCLRPEMTTSIVKLSSTRLINKKRPIRLFTNGMVFDKKQNNKNSFNLQEKLQSGIELIGYDTKYPEIEVINILFDAIDNINLKDGCNLFLLVSTTKIMDLILNKYRNNNFEEIKKSLVNFDQDNLSKLGIDEDDKNILKDLLFTRGEPIAILKKLKNTYGTSKTLNDLNFLFETLSKISSKYGIKLQLDPTFQPHLNLYEGIVFQLIGDDGNNKSVIAKGGRYDELVRFFSPNEKILNGIGFTISIDILRNLLREEKTFKKKILLMFKDSYLLEKSMNKQKELQKRGIITVLHLNPCNDLAKANQIMKENNCSEILWVK, from the coding sequence ATGACAGAAATAAAGGAAATTAAATTAGTCGATGTTAAAAATAATTCTAATATCATCAATAATTTAAATAGTATATATAAACTATGGGGATATGAAGAGGTTTCACCATCATTTATAAATACTTTAGAGACGATAAAAGGGCGTGGAATTATTGAGGAAAATCAGCTTGTTGGAATAGTAAGTAATAATTCATTATGTCTTAGGCCAGAAATGACAACATCTATTGTTAAATTGTCATCTACCAGATTAATAAATAAAAAAAGACCTATAAGATTATTCACAAATGGAATGGTCTTTGATAAAAAACAAAATAATAAAAATTCTTTTAACTTACAAGAAAAACTACAGAGTGGAATTGAATTAATTGGTTATGATACAAAATACCCAGAAATTGAAGTTATTAATATTTTGTTTGATGCAATTGATAATATTAATTTGAAGGATGGTTGTAATTTATTTCTTCTAGTAAGCACCACAAAAATAATGGATTTAATTTTAAATAAATATAGGAATAATAATTTTGAAGAAATTAAGAAAAGTCTCGTTAATTTTGATCAAGATAATTTATCTAAATTAGGAATTGATGAAGATGATAAAAATATTCTTAAAGATCTCTTATTTACAAGAGGAGAACCAATTGCAATATTAAAAAAATTAAAAAATACATATGGTACTAGTAAAACGTTAAATGACTTAAATTTTTTATTTGAAACATTATCAAAAATTTCAAGTAAATATGGCATTAAGTTACAACTTGATCCCACATTTCAACCGCACCTGAATTTATATGAAGGAATAGTTTTTCAACTTATAGGAGATGATGGAAATAATAAAAGCGTTATTGCAAAAGGTGGAAGATATGATGAATTAGTAAGATTCTTTAGTCCTAATGAGAAAATCTTAAATGGGATTGGATTTACAATTTCAATAGACATTTTAAGAAATTTACTTAGGGAAGAAAAGACATTTAAGAAAAAGATTTTATTAATGTTTAAAGATTCCTATTTGTTAGAAAAAAGTATGAATAAACAAAAAGAACTTCAGAAAAGAGGAATTATTACCGTATTACATTTGAATCCATGTAATGACTTAGCTAAAGCTAATCAAATAATGAAGGAAAACAATTGTAGTGAGATTTTGTGGGTTAAATAA
- a CDS encoding DUF2499 domain-containing protein, whose translation MHELSFGTWLIHISSVIEWIFTIFVIYKISTYKKYNLFFWLSLAMVPNLIGAMCAITWHIYDNQDALYGLVTLQGIFTFIGNSTLALASFTIFKKKETYE comes from the coding sequence TTGCACGAACTTTCATTTGGAACTTGGTTAATTCATATCTCTTCAGTAATTGAATGGATATTTACCATCTTTGTCATATACAAAATTTCCACATATAAAAAATATAATTTATTTTTTTGGTTAAGCTTAGCTATGGTCCCAAACTTAATAGGAGCTATGTGTGCGATTACCTGGCATATCTATGATAATCAAGATGCATTGTATGGATTAGTAACTCTTCAAGGGATATTTACATTTATAGGAAATTCAACATTAGCTCTAGCATCATTCACTATTTTTAAAAAGAAAGAGACTTATGAATGA
- a CDS encoding peroxiredoxin: MRNLVVSILISFTILINCNSTIAFDFAPEVGDIAPNFQLEGFNKNIKSKKIWELNDFQGKWLVMYFYPKDFTAGCTLEAKGFSELKKDFSKYNAEIVGISADNQDSHESFCGEKSINYTLLSDPEGIISDKYGSWIPPFSDRNTFLISPEGEISYRWISVLPINHAKEVLNVLKKKI; this comes from the coding sequence ATGAGAAATTTAGTAGTAAGTATATTAATATCATTTACTATCTTAATTAATTGTAATTCAACAATAGCTTTCGATTTTGCTCCAGAAGTAGGAGATATTGCTCCAAACTTTCAATTAGAAGGTTTTAATAAAAACATAAAATCAAAAAAAATATGGGAATTAAATGATTTTCAAGGTAAGTGGCTTGTTATGTATTTTTATCCAAAGGACTTTACAGCAGGTTGCACTCTTGAAGCTAAAGGTTTTTCTGAATTAAAAAAGGATTTTTCAAAATATAATGCCGAAATTGTTGGGATTAGTGCTGATAATCAAGATTCTCATGAAAGTTTCTGCGGCGAAAAATCCATAAACTACACTTTATTATCTGATCCTGAAGGAATTATTAGCGATAAATATGGTTCCTGGATTCCTCCATTTTCAGATAGAAATACTTTTTTGATTTCTCCAGAAGGGGAAATTTCTTATAGATGGATAAGTGTTTTACCTATAAATCATGCCAAGGAAGTACTTAATGTACTAAAGAAAAAAATATAA
- a CDS encoding inositol monophosphatase family protein, translating to MFELREIEEIANQVNLSSLYEIAKKSALIGNEILKINYNKIQKISSKGRKGDLVTNVDLEVENKIKEYLLEETPNISINAEESGKLNKSSDLTWCIDPLDGTTNYSHGYPFFGTSIGLVYKNKPIIGAISVPYLNELYSACIGLGSFCNDCEIKVSSPLNLSDSLLVTGFSYDRFETEDNNYAEFCYLTHKTRGVRRGGAAAVDLAFVASGKVDGYWERGLEVWDLAAGAIIVKEAGGIISDYPSGKFNLSSGRILACSPSLENELKNILDKVAPFKKNLYT from the coding sequence ATGTTTGAATTACGTGAAATAGAGGAAATTGCAAATCAAGTAAACTTATCCAGTTTGTATGAAATAGCGAAGAAATCCGCTCTAATTGGTAACGAAATTTTAAAAATTAATTACAATAAAATTCAGAAAATATCATCAAAAGGTAGGAAAGGTGATCTAGTAACCAATGTAGATTTGGAAGTTGAAAATAAAATAAAAGAATATTTATTAGAAGAGACCCCAAATATATCTATAAATGCAGAGGAATCGGGTAAATTAAATAAATCCTCGGATTTAACCTGGTGTATAGACCCATTAGACGGTACAACAAATTATTCTCATGGATACCCTTTTTTTGGAACTTCTATTGGTCTTGTATATAAAAACAAGCCGATTATAGGAGCTATATCAGTACCTTATTTAAATGAACTATATTCAGCTTGTATAGGTTTAGGATCATTTTGCAATGATTGTGAAATTAAAGTATCGAGTCCTTTAAATCTCTCTGATAGTCTACTTGTAACTGGTTTCTCTTATGACAGATTTGAGACAGAGGATAATAATTATGCTGAATTTTGTTATTTAACTCATAAAACTAGAGGTGTCAGAAGAGGCGGAGCAGCAGCAGTTGACCTAGCATTTGTTGCTTCAGGTAAGGTCGATGGATATTGGGAAAGAGGATTGGAGGTATGGGACCTAGCGGCCGGTGCTATTATTGTAAAAGAGGCTGGTGGAATTATTTCAGATTATCCATCAGGCAAATTTAATTTAAGTTCCGGTAGAATTTTAGCTTGTTCTCCTAGCCTTGAAAATGAATTAAAAAATATACTAGATAAAGTTGCTCCATTTAAAAAAAATCTCTATACCTAA
- a CDS encoding 2Fe-2S iron-sulfur cluster-binding protein — translation MNKTFTVTIKNKETGKVYQEQVSSHEYILKEFEKKGFKLAFSCRNGCCTSCAVKILSGSLKQPEAMGVSQALKDKGYALLCVAKATSDLEVETTYEDEVYDLQFGQYFGRGNTRVAPPWEFEED, via the coding sequence TTGAATAAGACTTTCACAGTCACGATTAAAAATAAGGAAACCGGAAAGGTCTACCAAGAGCAGGTTAGTAGTCATGAGTATATACTTAAGGAATTTGAAAAGAAAGGTTTCAAACTTGCTTTTTCATGTAGAAATGGTTGCTGTACAAGTTGTGCAGTTAAAATATTATCTGGTAGTTTGAAACAACCTGAAGCCATGGGTGTATCTCAAGCCTTAAAAGATAAAGGTTATGCACTGCTTTGTGTTGCCAAAGCAACTTCAGATCTTGAGGTAGAGACTACATATGAAGATGAAGTTTACGATTTACAATTTGGACAATATTTTGGGAGGGGAAATACAAGAGTTGCACCACCCTGGGAATTTGAGGAAGATTAA
- the dxs gene encoding 1-deoxy-D-xylulose-5-phosphate synthase, producing the protein MLLSELSHPNQLHGLTVSQLEEIACQIRERHLQVVSTSGGHLGPGLGVVELTLALYQTLDLDFDKVVWDVGHQGYPHKLITGRFSQFDSLRQQNGVAGYLKRSESKFDHFGAGHASTSISAALGMAIARDRKGENYKCVAVIGDGALTGGMALEAINHAGHLPNTPLVVVLNDNDMSISPPVGALSSYLNKVRVSPPLQFLSDSVQESVKNIPLIGKDIPEELKNIKGSVRRLSVPKVGAVFEELGFTYMGPIDGHDISNLVKTFNAAHKLKRPVIVHVVTTKGKGYPYAEADQVGYHAQSAFDLTTGKSIPSKKPKPISYSKIFGQTLLKICEQDSKVVGITAAMATGTGLDLLQKNIPDQYIDVGIAEQHAVTLAAGMSCDGLKPVVAIYSTFLQRAFDQLIHDVGIQNLPVSFVLDRAGIVGADGPTHQGQYDISYMRSIPNFVLMAPKDESELQRMLITSINHNGPTALRIPRGSGLGVAVMDEGWEPLNIGEAEILEEGEDILIIAYGSMVASAIETAKILKNININACIVNARFVKPLDKNLIMPLASRIQKVVTMEEGTLIGGFGSAIVELFNDNEINIPVYRIGIPDVLVDHASPDQSKEKLGLMPDQMADKIVKKFKLVN; encoded by the coding sequence ATGCTTTTAAGTGAGTTAAGTCATCCAAATCAACTTCATGGCTTAACAGTTTCACAATTAGAGGAAATTGCTTGTCAAATTAGAGAAAGACATCTTCAAGTAGTATCTACTAGTGGAGGACATCTTGGTCCTGGATTAGGTGTAGTTGAGTTGACATTGGCTTTATATCAAACTCTTGATCTTGATTTTGACAAAGTTGTTTGGGATGTAGGACATCAAGGTTACCCTCATAAATTAATTACAGGACGTTTCAGTCAATTTGATTCTCTAAGGCAACAAAATGGTGTCGCTGGATATCTAAAAAGGAGTGAAAGTAAATTTGATCATTTTGGAGCTGGACATGCAAGTACTTCTATTTCTGCTGCTTTAGGAATGGCAATAGCAAGAGATAGAAAAGGTGAAAATTATAAATGTGTCGCTGTTATTGGAGATGGAGCCCTAACTGGGGGAATGGCATTAGAAGCTATAAATCATGCAGGTCACTTACCAAATACCCCTTTAGTTGTAGTATTGAACGATAATGACATGTCTATTTCACCTCCGGTTGGAGCCCTTTCATCTTACTTAAATAAGGTAAGAGTAAGTCCACCACTGCAATTTTTGTCCGATAGTGTTCAGGAAAGTGTAAAAAATATTCCCTTAATTGGTAAGGATATCCCAGAAGAACTCAAAAATATTAAAGGAAGCGTTAGACGACTATCTGTGCCTAAGGTTGGAGCTGTTTTTGAAGAACTTGGATTTACATATATGGGTCCAATTGATGGTCATGATATTAGTAACTTAGTTAAAACCTTTAACGCTGCCCATAAACTTAAAAGACCTGTAATTGTTCATGTTGTCACAACAAAAGGGAAGGGTTACCCATATGCAGAAGCCGATCAGGTTGGATATCATGCACAGTCTGCATTTGATCTTACAACTGGGAAATCAATTCCATCAAAGAAACCTAAACCTATTAGTTATAGTAAAATATTTGGTCAAACCTTATTAAAAATATGTGAGCAAGATAGCAAAGTCGTTGGTATTACGGCTGCAATGGCTACAGGTACTGGTTTAGATTTATTGCAAAAAAATATCCCTGATCAATATATCGATGTAGGAATAGCAGAACAACATGCAGTTACTCTTGCGGCAGGAATGTCTTGTGATGGTCTTAAACCTGTTGTAGCTATTTATAGTACTTTTCTTCAACGTGCATTTGATCAATTAATTCATGATGTCGGGATACAAAATCTACCTGTATCATTCGTACTTGATAGAGCTGGGATAGTTGGAGCTGACGGTCCTACTCACCAAGGTCAGTACGATATCAGTTATATGAGATCTATACCTAATTTTGTCTTAATGGCTCCAAAGGATGAGTCTGAATTACAGAGAATGTTAATAACTTCAATAAACCATAATGGTCCTACAGCTCTAAGAATACCCAGAGGATCTGGATTAGGAGTGGCTGTAATGGATGAGGGTTGGGAACCTTTGAATATAGGCGAAGCTGAAATACTTGAAGAGGGAGAAGATATTTTAATTATTGCTTATGGCTCAATGGTAGCCTCAGCAATTGAAACAGCAAAGATCTTAAAAAATATCAACATTAATGCATGCATTGTTAATGCAAGATTTGTTAAACCTCTCGATAAAAATCTAATTATGCCTTTAGCAAGTAGGATTCAAAAAGTTGTAACCATGGAAGAAGGAACCTTAATAGGTGGATTTGGTTCCGCAATAGTTGAATTATTTAACGATAATGAAATAAACATCCCTGTATATAGAATAGGTATACCTGATGTTTTAGTTGATCATGCTTCACCTGATCAGAGTAAAGAAAAACTAGGTCTTATGCCTGATCAGATGGCAGATAAAATTGTTAAGAAATTTAAGTTAGTTAATTAA